One genomic region from Rosa rugosa chromosome 1, drRosRugo1.1, whole genome shotgun sequence encodes:
- the LOC133726312 gene encoding chaperone protein dnaJ 20, chloroplastic-like translates to MNMEISFQIINPKLATMVPMPSNQKAYISCRAHDGFAMHKKNKASNFYELLSLGSENNNKVGLHEIKKAYRNMALQFHPDVVPPSAKEESTRRFIELQKAYETLSDPVSRQIYDYQLCLGSSSVGLGVEGLCMDQVKRSVFSKEVWEEQLRGLHNKSQTRSGRKSYRPM, encoded by the coding sequence ATGAACATGGAAATCTCCTTCCAAATCATCAATCCTAAGCTAGCAACTATGGTTCCAATGCCATCTAACCAGAAAGCCTATATTTCATGCAGAGCTCATGATGGGTTCGCCATGCACAAAAAGAACAAGGCCAGCAACTTTTATGAGCTGCTTTCACTTGGTTCTGAGAATAACAATAAGGTAGGCTTGCATGAGATAAAGAAAGCCTACAGAAACATGGCCCTTCAGTTCCACCCTGATGTTGTCCCTCCCTCTGCAAAAGAGGAGTCTACAAGACGATTCATCGAGCTTCAAAAGGCATATGAAACCCTTTCAGACCCGGTTTCGCGTCAAATATACGATTACCAGTTGTGTTTGGGGAGCTCATCGGTAGGGTTGGGAGTGGAGGGATTATGTATGGATCAGGTGAAGAGATCCGTGTTCAGCAAGGAGGTGTGGGAAGAACAACTTCGGGGATTGCATAATAAGTCTCAAACTCGATCGGGGAGGAAAAGCTACAGGCCGATGTAG